One window of the Anopheles cruzii chromosome 2, idAnoCruzAS_RS32_06, whole genome shotgun sequence genome contains the following:
- the LOC128277576 gene encoding klaroid protein, with amino-acid sequence MSEPQVESIEKQHRSRSKTPIFNLRVSAEREQNGADASPGRKVHKKPTVGMIEEKDELQSGQSSEKSGPPTGGQTRSTAVRKTRVVTSDYSSDDISPERVRAAAAAVLVASANEQLAKTTAQLSQSTVTTTSTITTSVVMRGQQQEQTQKSTASKVVVNDSAVASSSPKKDAAGPQITALPTAGVTQESKMGTAKKATTGIRTSTPKNAAPVTRSSTKAALTPEELQQFVAYKEYREAGEYWNKYPKTDYTYSELSPHRRELAQGMVAMPNMSRPSLFKHAERVQTMIQRDPMREAYIRERYAAGNLFGTRRQDSDSYDSTDELDGADYRRQLHFNAEGRSIVSRFFLSIVTFLYSSFHSFRSLFVKRTDERQQYYTRIEDERGFFTRVYGHVASFFISVFKRIYLLISSVLFLDAWLLQTVATGTEQQQQAVGQRKRRYLLFLLVLLPFLLIGAYLLADEEQTIVLPASSRATLALSSLSRVLPDGIKNAEATVEQLYQYVSSATIDSWPTLSLPTVGWSIVPSFAWLTNFAWPWWPRSTTSNNPETSALRDTLRKTLSREEYNELMHHIDAYIDGLMEQKYASRMASPESPPKEGAVTPEITVHMAHVIEQSLKSYNYQLTDSDVEKVAQQVHQTLLLSYPALFEQGSKEEPADSKVTLTKEYIAQIQRLVEQQISVTNNQYVITGPQLEDLLTRILASEGLLTLIDQRIDTKHGEASRVASEQRDALVDALRKELTDIKDHFNEQLLSSSLQWEERLRLVSQNQAQLDDQLRAYRLENDRLYQKLLADLDGRLGALRTERFEGINRVVRENILTILGLNVQQDIPDGDLRSWINGVFVAREHLEQRLVELRETVKADRQSDIEQNAARLMKDIGDQIRSEMLARFEEVRSETVDAVRTKTDSSDDGGSGGGGGTLTEDDVKRIVRDALVIYDADKTGRVDYALETAGGQVLSTRCTENYKSHSAEFRIFGIPIWYPSNTPRTVISPTMEPGQCWAFQGFPGYLVIQLNTRIVVTGFTLEHISKLLVANGSISSAPKAFTVWGLQNLNDPDPVLLGSYEYRDVPDSSLQYFPVQNKQWQEPLQIVELRIESNHGNVHYTCLYRFRVHGTKT; translated from the exons ATGTCAGAACCACAGGTCGAGTCCATAGAAAAACAGCACCGTTCGCGTTCCAAGACGCCCATCTTCAACTTGCGCGTCAGTGCGGAACGTGAGCAGAACGGGGCAGATGCCTCGCCCGGCCGCAAAGTACATAAAAAACCAACCGTTGGCATGATCGAAGAAAAGGATGAACTACAGTCCGGTCAGTCTTCGGAGAAATCTggcccaccgaccggtggaCAGACTCGTAGCACTGCGGTGCGCAAAACGCGCGTCGTAACGTCCGATTATTCCTCGGATGATATATCCCCAGAGCGGGTAcgagcggctgctgctgcagtccTCGTTGCAAGTGCCAACGAGCAGTTGGCCAAAACGACCGCACAGTTGTCGCAATCTACCGTTACGACCACCTCGACCATAACAACATCAGTCGTCATGCGTGGTCAGCAGCAAGAGCAAACACAAAAGAGCACAGCCTCGAAAGTGGTCGTGAATGACTCCGCAGTTGCTTCAAGCTCACCAAAGAAAGATGCCGCTGGACCACAGATCACTGCGCTTCCGACAGCTGGCGTAACGCAGGAGTCGAAGATGGGCACCGCTAAAAAGGCCACCACAGGCATTCGCACGAGCACACCGAAAAATGCGGCCCCGGTCACGCGCTCCTCGACAAAGGCGGCGCTCACTCCGGAGGAACTGCAGCAATTCGTTGCCTACAAAGAGTACCGGGAAGCGGGTGAATATTGGAACAAGTACCCAAAAACCGATTACACCTACTCCGAGCTGTCGCCACACCGCCGTGAGCTGGCCCAGGGAATGGTTGCCATGCCGAACATGTCGCGCCCAAGTCTCTTCAAACACGCCGAACGCGTCCAGACGATGATCCAGCGTGATCCGATGCGCGAGGCGTACATTCGTGAACGGTACGCCGCGGGTAATCTGTTTGGCACCCGCCGGCAGGATTCGGATTCGTACGATTCGACCGACGAACTCGACGGCGCTGACTATCGGCGGCAGTTACACTTCAACGCAGAaggtcgatcgatcgtcagtCGGTTCTTCCTTTCGATCGTGACGTTCCTCTACAGTAGCTTCCACTCGTTCCGATCGCTGTTCGTGAAAAGGACGGATGAGCGCCAACAGTACTATACGCGCATCGAGGATGAACGAG GTTTCTTCACTCGCGTGTACGGACACGTTGCGTCGTTCTTCATCAGCGTGTTCAAGCGCATCTATCTGCTGATCTCTTCCGTACTCTTCCTGGACGCCTGGTTGCTGCAGACGGTAGCCACCGGCactgagcagcagcaacaggcggTCGGTCAACGGAAGCGCCGCTATTTGCTGTTTCTGCTCGTACTGTTGCCATTCTTGCTGATCGGAG CCTACCTCTTGGCGGACGAAGAGCAAACCATCGTACTGCCGGCATCATCGCGTGCCACGTTAGCACTGTCATCGCTGTCGCGGGTCCTTCCGGACGGTATTAAGAATGCGGAAGCGACCGTAGAACAGCTTTACCAGTACGTTAGTAGCGCAACGATCGATAGTTGGCCGACGCTCAGTTTACCCACCGTCGGCTGGTCGATCGTGCCATCCTTTGCCTGGTTAACGAACTTTGCGTGGCCCTGGTGGCCTCGAAGCACTACCAGTAACAATCCGGAAACGTCAGCACTTCGCGATACTTTGCGGAAAACTCTCAGCAGGGAAGAATACAACGAGCTAATGCATCACATCGATGCATACATTGATGGGCTGATGGAGCAGAAGTACGCCTCTAGGATGGCCAGCCCGGAGAGCCCGCCAAAGGAAGGTGCTGTTACGCCGGAAATAACGGTACACATGGCGCACGTTATCGAGCAAAGTTTAAAGTCATACAACTATCAGCTCACGGATAGTGACGTGGAAAAGGTGGCACAGCAAGTGCACCAAACGCTTCTGCTCAGTTACCCCGCGTTGTTTGAACAAGGCTCTAAGGAGGAACCGGCGGACAGCAAAGTTACGCTGACGAAGGAATACATTGCGCAGATACAGCGATTAGTTGAGCAGCAGATAAGCGTTACCAACAACCAGTACGTTATCACGGGACCACAGTTGGAAGATCTCCTCACGAGGATACTTGCGTCCGAGGGACTTCTCACGCTAATCGATCAAAGAATCGACACGAAGCACGGGGAGGCCAGTCGCGTCGCTAGCGAACAGCGCGATGCGCTTGTCGATGCGTTGCGCAAGGAACTGACCGATATTAAAGATCACTTCAACGAGCAACTGTTGAGCAGTAGCTTACAGTGGGAAGAACGGTTACGTCTCGTCTCGCAAAACCAGGCGCAACTTGACGATCAGCTGCGTGCGTATCGATTAGAGAATGATCGGCTCTACCAAAAGCTGCTGGCCGATCTCGATGGCCGGCTAGGAGCGCTGCGTACCGAACGCTTTGAGGGCATCAATCGGGTGGTCCGGGAAAACATTCTCACCATTCTCGGTCTCAACGTGCAACAGGACATCCCTGACGGTGATCTTCGATCGTGGATCAACGGCGTGTTCGTGGCACGGGAACACTTGGAGCAACGGTTGGTGGAGTTGCGTGAAACGGTGAAGGCCGATCGTCAGTCAGATATTGAACAAAATGCTGCTCGCCTAATGAAGGACATTGGGGATCAAATCCGATCGGAGATGTTGGCACGCTTCGAAGAAGTGCGATCGGAAACCGTTGACGCTGTCCGAACTAAAACGGACAGCTCCGATGatggtggcagtggtggtggtggcgggacATTGACTGAGGATGACGTTAAGCGGATTGTGCGTGATGCACTCGTCATCTACGATGCCGATAAGACGGGGCGCGTCGATTACGCACTGGAGACGGCCGGTGGTCAGGTGCTTTCGACACGCTGCACCGAAAACTATAAGTCCCATTCGGCCGAGTTTCGCATCTTTGGCATACCGATCTGGTATCCCTCCAATACACCGCGCACCGTTATTTCACCCACGATGGAACCCGGGCAGTGCTGGGCATTTCAAGGATTCCCCGGTTATCTGG TCATACAATTAAACACCCGAATAGTCGTGACGGGTTTCACGCTGGAGCATATCTCTAAGCTGCTTGTAGCCAACGGATCGATTAGTTCTGCCCCGAAAGCGTTTACCGTTTGg GGTCTACAAAATCTAAACGACCCCGATCCCGTGCTCCTGGGCAGCTATGAGTATCGGGACGTGCCGGACAGCAGCCTCCAGTACTTCCCGGTGCAGAACAAACAGTGGCAGGAACCGCTGCAGATCGTCGAGCTACGTATCGAGTCGAACCATGGCAACGTGCACTACACGTGTCTGTACCGGTTTCGGGTGCACGGCACCAAGACTTAG
- the LOC128268718 gene encoding succinate dehydrogenase [ubiquinone] iron-sulfur subunit, mitochondrial — protein sequence MAVLASDLKLLWTYRGTFGQVRNIHLAVASNAAAKKVKKFQIYRWNPDQPETKPFNQTYEVDLNACGPMVLDALIKIKNEMDPTLTFRRSCREGICGSCAMNIGGTNTLACISKIDADNMDKPTKIYPLPHMYVVKDLVPDMNNFYNQYRSIQPWLQRKNESTEKKGDAQYLQSVDDRAKLDGLYECILCACCSTSCPSYWWNSDKYLGPAVLMQAYRWIIDSRDESTDARLDKLKDPFSVYRCHTIMNCTRTCPKGLNPGKAIAEIKKLLSGIAKKDAPGLETAALHGK from the exons ATGGCTGTCCTCGCGTCGGATCTCAAACTGCTGTGGACCTACCGTGGAACGTTCGGCCAG GTCAGAAACATTCACCTCGCGGTGGCCAGCAATGCGGCGGCAAAGAAGGTCAAGAAGTTCCAGATCTACCGCTGGAATCCGGATCAACCGGAGACGAAACCATTCAACCAG ACGTACGAAGTTGATCTGAATGCTTGCGGTCCGATGGTGCTGGATGCGCTGATCAAGATTAAGAATGAGATGGACCCGACGCTAACCTTCCGTCGGTCGTGCCGGGAAGGAATTTGTGGGTCGTGTGCGATGAACATCGGCGGCACCAATACGCTCGCTTGCATTAGCAAGATCGACGCGGACAATATGGATAAACCGACCAAGATTTATCCGCTGCCGCACATGTACGTGGTGAAAGACCTGGTTCCGGACATGAACAATTTCTACAACCAGTACCGCTCGATTCAGCCTTGGTTGCAGCGCAA GAACGAGAGCACCGAGAAGAAGGGTGATGCCCAGTACCTCCAATCGGTGGACGATCGCGCCAAACTGGACGGTCTGTACGAGTGCATTCTGTGTGCGTGCTGCTCCACGTCGTGTCCCTCGTACTGGTGGAACAGTGATAAGTATCTGGGACCGGCGGTGCTGATGCAGGCCTATCGGTGGATTATCGATTCGCGCGACGAAAGCACCGATGCCCGGTTGGACAAGCTCAAGGATCCGTTCAGCGTGTATCGGTGCCATACGATTATGAACTGCACGCGTACGTGCCCGAAGGGCCTCAATCCTGGCAAAGCGATCGCCGAGATCAAGAAGCTGTTGTCCGGTATCGCAAAGAAGGATGCTCCCGGGCTCGAAACTGCGGCCCTTCACGGCAAGTAA